The bacterium genomic sequence TTAGCACCATTGTTTGTAAAATTTTAAAAAAATGGAGGTGGTTTGGTGGATAGAAATAAGTACGAAGGTTTGTTTATTATAAACTCTGATTTAACAGAAGATGATCGGGATAAGGTTATAGGAGAGATTGAAAAATGTATTGCATCCGCAAAAGGCAAAGTTATAGATGTTGACCGTATTGGGAAGAAAAAGTTTGCTTATAAGATCAAAAAGCGCAGTGAAGGAGTGTATGTAAATATAAAATTCGAAGCCCCTTCTGAAGGTATTATTGTGCTTAATAAGAAA encodes the following:
- the rpsF gene encoding 30S ribosomal protein S6, whose protein sequence is MDRNKYEGLFIINSDLTEDDRDKVIGEIEKCIASAKGKVIDVDRIGKKKFAYKIKKRSEGVYVNIKFEAPSEGIIVLNKKLKLKEDILRVFILRK